The stretch of DNA CATAGTCACAGTGGAATGGACACGACAAGAGATTCATCTTGTCGAGCACTGCCGAGCATTCCGACCTCTCAAAGTGTCCGCCTTGACCGGATTACGCTGACCCGGGCAGAATCACTCTACTACCAAAACCAGCATTGTGGGATTGAAGTTATGAATTGTGTCAGCTCTTTTCAATAAAGAAGTAACAATTCATTTAAATTCCCAAAACATTACAACTCAATTTTATTAATTACATCAATAGCGTCTTCAGCGTCTGTTTCCCAAATTTTAACAATATCAAGGATCTTGTCGCTCCATCCCGCAATTGTTAAGACTGATGCGTCTGACTGTGCAAATTGACTTGTCCCATAACCATTCAAATCAACTGAGATTAATTTTACATCTGGATTAATAAACTTTTTATATTTCTCAAATGAGCTCCTGAGTGTTGCATTGTCAAATGAACTGAAATATGCGTGGCTTGAGTAACACTGCATGTCGGAAAGCACAATGATTCTGTCAACATTAATCCCTTTTTCTATTAAATTGTCTATTGCATTATGAGCATTGGTGCTTCCGCCAACATCGACTGAACATATTTTTTCTGCGTTAGATAATACGGAGTCTCTTTTTGAAACTGGCACCGTTTTGTAATTCGTTCCAAAAACGCCAACCATAACATCATCAAACGAAACATTCATGGCCGCTGCCATAATTGCTGCTATTTCTCTATATAAGACATTACCTTTTGCGCTAATTAGGTTGTCCATAGATCCAGACGCATCAACAAAAATTGCAGTTAGTCCGCTAAATTTAGGCATATTCCCTGCTGAAATATCAAGGGCTTCTTTTATCGCGTCTAAAACATTGTTTGGGGCAATAACTTGAAAAGAATTCCAATAACTTGATTTTGTAAACGTCTTGCCACCAAGTTCTTTATACGCAGACCAAAATCTAAATGGGAATTGTTTGCTCTTTAATATAGCTTCTTTATTAGTTAGAAGATTTAAGTGTGGGGTCATATCTACCCCAGACTGAATTAAGTTTCTTAGATTTCGCAACGTTGCCATATACGGAAGTTTTGCAGATTCCCATATTTCTTTTTTATTTCCGAACTTAGATATCATAAATTCCCAAGTTGCATTTGCATCACGCGACAAAACAATTAACTCTTCATCTACATTATTTTTCTTCTTCATTTTTTCGTAAGCAGAAAGTTTCGGTAAGAGTTCCATATCAACATTATCTGCCCCGGTTATATAACCAAATAATGCCCTTTGTTTATCATTTACCGGCTTGGGACGCACAAGGTTAAGAATATCGACCATTTTCATTCCGCCGCGATTCTGATATTTCATAACATCATATTCAGATAAAGAGTTCATTTTGTTTTTCATTGCAGTGCGAAGACAATTTGGGATGCCTTTGTATCGTGTCTTTTGATAAGCAAGACATTCTGCAACCTCGTCCGCGCGAGAAATAACTCTTTTCCCTGCGCTAACCACATAATCCTTTGGCTGCCCGTAAAGGTCTTTTCTGTTCGCAATCTCCACCAAAAGGACCTGAGGAACCGTTCTGAGATTTAGCCGTTCCCTGGCGTAGACCGCAAGCTTCGCGGCAAAAGAAGGGTCTACCTTCCCTACAAGCTCGATAATTGCTCTTTCTGTTTCTCCATACTCCCCGTAAAACGGGGTGCCATCATGCCATAAACAAGACGCAACA from Bacteroidales bacterium encodes:
- a CDS encoding TROVE domain-containing protein translates to MAKLNKKTKKTTITKNYEGAKAYKMKPEMELYTRVASCLWHDGTPFYGEYGETERAIIELVGKVDPSFAAKLAVYARERLNLRTVPQVLLVEIANRKDLYGQPKDYVVSAGKRVISRADEVAECLAYQKTRYKGIPNCLRTAMKNKMNSLSEYDVMKYQNRGGMKMVDILNLVRPKPVNDKQRALFGYITGADNVDMELLPKLSAYEKMKKKNNVDEELIVLSRDANATWEFMISKFGNKKEIWESAKLPYMATLRNLRNLIQSGVDMTPHLNLLTNKEAILKSKQFPFRFWSAYKELGGKTFTKSSYWNSFQVIAPNNVLDAIKEALDISAGNMPKFSGLTAIFVDASGSMDNLISAKGNVLYREIAAIMAAAMNVSFDDVMVGVFGTNYKTVPVSKRDSVLSNAEKICSVDVGGSTNAHNAIDNLIEKGINVDRIIVLSDMQCYSSHAYFSSFDNATLRSSFEKYKKFINPDVKLISVDLNGYGTSQFAQSDASVLTIAGWSDKILDIVKIWETDAEDAIDVINKIEL